Within Lentimicrobium sp. L6, the genomic segment TTCATGATAAGCTTTTTAGTGATCTAATGGTTGAATGATTGAATGGTTGAATGATTGAATGATTGAATGATTGAATGGTTTTTGAGTGATTAGTGAAAAATTCATAGTTAATTTTCAAGACTAAGGATTTATCTAACACTCAAAAACCACCTTATTAAAAATAGTCCTTTGAATTGTAAATTGCTCTATGCATGATATTTATTTGCCCGATTCAGGCTTGGTAAACATCTTATCGTCTATTTTTTTATCAAACTCCATACTTTCAATAGTAACAGAATTAGCCACTTGTCCATTCATCCTATTTTCGATATAAAAAGGCATCACCATACCATCTACTTCGTCGTAATTGCTAAAGAAAGACTCACTTAATACCTCAGCACCTTGCATTTGTATCTTTGCTGTCATTTTTATCATCAAGAATGAATCTGCGTCTAAATAAAATATTTTTTCGTTTCCTTCTTTATTGATGAGCTTTAAAAGTATGACTTCTGTTCCTTCAAAATCTTCTGTTCCTTCTAAGCTTAATTGAGAGCCTTTTTCTTTCCAATTCCATAATTCTCCATCCATGTCGGCTTGTTCTGCCATTTGCTGAGCTTCAGTTTCGCCTACTTCTTGCGCTTCAACTGAACCTGTCCATGGAGCCACGATATAACCTTTTTCACCATCATAAACTTGAATCATTTTTTGTCCTTGTATATCTACTTCCATGCGACTTTTCCCAGGTCTAACTTGCCATAATTCAAAATTAAAACTTTGACCCATTCTACCAGATTTTCCAATCATATGAATGGTTTTAATATTAGAAACAGCTTCTTGATTAATCGCTTCAAAGTGAGAATCTAGGACTTCTTGTAAATCTTGAGCGCTAGTTTGGCCTATAAAAGCAGCCATAATAGTAAGTAAAATAATTTTCATTGATTTCATTTTGTGAGGGTATTAGTTTATAATTATTGGTCTAAATTACTGATATTCTAAAATCTGTAATCATTTTATTCTTTAACAAAAATATAATATCGATTTTATGAATCAAATATTTCTTTTAATAATCTTAAAAAAAGAGTGTTTAAAACTCTGATATTGATTGAGAAAATCTAGCATCTATATGATGCTATTTTAATAAATGGTTACAATGATTCAATGATAAAAAACCTAATTGCTATATTAAGTGATTCTTGTGTCCTGTATTGTTTTGGATATTTGCTTATTATGGGGGGTGAGCTCCTTTTGGGATAGAGCTATATGTTCTAATACCTAAATAAGCATACTATTTAGGGAATAGCTCAATAGAAGAGCTATGATATTAGCAATATAATGCTTTTAGAATGATGGAAAACCTAATGATTAAGGCGAGAGGATGAATGAACTATAATCTTGTAAAAATACATCTAACTACAATAATATTAACCAAATACTCTTTTGAGGATGGCATCGATTCTAGCTGCGGGGTCTTTTCTTATTTTAGCCTCCTCTTTTTTTACTTCATCAAATAAAGCAGAAAGAGCTTTTTGAGTCACATAGTCTTCCAAGTCTGTATTTACAGCATTCCAAGCAGGTACAAACTGGGCCACTTGGTTATAAGCACCTGTTAATTCATTCCAACTCTTTTGAGTGCTAACTCCTTGATAAATAGGTTGGTTTAGGGTGTTGCCTACTTCTGGTTTAAACTGAGTGTATAATTGCTGATAGGTTTTTTTACGAAGATAGTTGGTGGCAGCAGTATCTCCACCATTTAATATACCAAAAGCATCTTGAATACTCATATTAGTAATGGCATTTACAAAAATAGGCTTGGCTTTTATCACTGCTTTTTCAGCTGCTTTATTCATGCTCTTTTCGGCATCTGTAATCAACTTGTCAATTCCAACAGCTTTTAGCATGGGATTGTCTTTATGTTGTGTGATGGCTTGTGCTTCTTTAGGAAGTAGGATTTTATAAGCAGCATTACCATAAAAGGCATTTGTAATACCAAGGTCTTTTACAGCAGACTCTGCTCCAATACTTAAGGCTCTTTTAAGACCTTTTACCACTTCACTTTCTGTTAATGCACTTGTGCCTGAATTGCTATTTTCATAGTCGGTCATTACTTGTTGCGCCACATCGCAAGAATTTAAAAAGAATATGAAGCTGATGCTTATAATGAGGTATTTTATTGTTTTCATTTATTTTGTTTTTGATTCGTGCAAAATTAGGCTTTTAATTTCAGAATTGAAATACCACTTTCTGTTTTGAGCTATTAATAGGATTTTTTAAGAGTTTTATTTAGAATGATGTTAAATTAAGAAGATTAACAAAATTCTATATTGATTATCAATTATATTTCAGACTTTTGTATTTATATATGAAACAATCGAATAGACATATCGGAATTTACCTCATCATCGCATTTTCTATTGCGTGGGTAAGTTTTGCATCCATCTTGAGTTTTCATATGCACAAAATCTATGGAGAAGATTTAATCGGTCAGCTTCATTACCTTAAAAGTGATCAAAAGCTTTCTCTAAAAAAAGATAATTCGACCACTTTTAAGATAGATTTTAATAATGGAAATTTGATTATTCAACAGAGTGAGTTAAGTTTCAATCATTATTTTCAAGTTGTTTCTTTGAGCCCTCAGCTCATTCAAAATGTTTTACAGGATTGTTATTTAACTCCGGTTCTTAGAGGACCTCCCTCGATTTCTTAGACTAATTCTTGTTTTTATTTTAAAAATAGATCGTTGATCTAAATAATTGGTATTGAACCAGTTTTTAAGGTATTGTTTTTATAAACACATTATTATAATAATTAGTTTTTCTAAGTTTTATTTTCTCCAAATTTAATTCAAATAGACAACAATTATTACCAATATAAAAGCAAGTTTTTTTAAGTTTAAATTCTCCAGGCGAAGTCAATGACTTCGCCTAACTTGTTTTAGATAAAACCTGAATTCTATTTATAAAGCTTAAGTAAATAATTTAAACTGGCTGAAGCATCAAAATAGAAGCCTTCTACTTGGAATTCATTGGGCAAAATCAACAAGTAATCATATTTCTCTTCCACTAAGCTTTGTTCTCCACTAAACTTAAATCCTAGGAAGTCAATCAAATCGTACTCGTGAGCGATATAAAGAATTTGGAAGGCACTTTCTTTGGCCAATCCATCGCCACTACTTAAAATGGCATCGTAAATCATCATGATTTGGTTTTGCACCTTGAGCTCATTTTCTTTATCAAAAAGGCTATAGTATGCAAACGCTTTAGCTTGCAAACTCTTGATCTCAAAAGGAAGAGTAATCAATATGGAATCTGAATATTGTATGATTTTTAAAAAATCATCTTTGACAAGTTCACTTTTACTATAATACTGTGAAATGCTATCCATATAGATGGGATGGGAATAGGGATTGTAGGATTCTTGAAAGATAAATCCATAATAAAGATGCCGTTTTTCTTGTAGGCTCAAATTGCTATCCCCCTCTAAAAATGCTGACCAAAGTTTAGGATAATAAAATGAGGAGTCTGCAAATTTTATTTGTGCTTCAATTTCTTGATAATGGACTCCTCTAAATAAATTATTTTGGGCATTAATAGTAGGTTTGAGAAGAAATAAGTTGACGAGTACGAAATAGGTTATTAGCTTGAATATCATTGTTTTCTTCTTTGTTTTTTTAGAAAGTATGCCTTAATTCTCTTTTGAGCATTCTTTTCTAAATTCCTATAAAAGAACTGATAATCGTTGGCATGATAAACGCCTTTAGGAAAAAAAGATTTTCCTTCCGTATAAAAATCATCAGGGTTAGGAGTGGATACAACTAGTGCTCCTGTTGATAGGTCAATTTGAGCATTGGTATACTCAACTTGATCAGGTAGTGCTTTATGGTTTGTATCGAAGAATACTGCTCCTAGGTTTTTACTTGACGGCGCTAGGGAATTATCAGTTGTCCACGTTAAAGGGTTCACACAAGCTGCTGTTGCCAATAAGACAGGAGAACCTGTAGTATTTGGAGCTTGCGTATTATAAGTGATGATTACCCCATTATCTGTTTCCCCTTGAGCGATTTTGAGTTGAGGATAATTTGCTAAATCTTCTGCTGTAATTGAATATCCAATTAAATATGCCGCAATGAGTTGTTCTTGTAATTCCTGATCATTGAATAATTCTTTCATTAAATCGATGCCTAAAATGCTTCCTTGGCTATGACCAGCCAGAATAAAAGGTCTGCCGTGATTGAGGTTTTTTAGATAATACAATAGGGCTTTCTTTATTTCAGAATAGGCGATGCTATAATATTTATCATGTTCTTCTTTAGGCAAAGTAAGGCAAGCAATGCTCATCTGAGGATAATAAGGAGCAAACATATTGGCTGAGTTAAAAAATACGCTAGCTTGCTCTAGATATACTCCTTTAGCTTTTTCTCTCAGTTCGACATCGTTAAGTTTCATGTTATCTGGTGTAGATGAGAAATATACGGTGGGATAGATATAAAAAACATCTGCTTGATATTGTAGTTTTTGTTCTGCTTTTACAATCCAGTTTTTGTCTTGCTCATAAACGCAAGTTTCTTGGGCATTTGAATTGTAGAGGATGGATAATAATATGCTTAGGGCGAGAATAGATTTGGATGATTTTGTAGAAAAGGATTTCATTTTATATGCTGTTAATTGATTATAGTCAAATTATTCTTTTGAGAACTAAATGGAAATTAATTGATTTCCCTAAAGCGCTAATACGATAAAGGTAAGAAATCTGTTAAAACAGAGGACCCTTTTGGTTTAAAAAATATAAAATTATGGTTTAAGAGAGCAATAATGAAAATTTGTTAAGTTAGACTCAATTTTTTAAGTTTTGAAGCATGGTATCTAGTTCGATGCTGTTTAGTTGAAGGTTTAAATGAGCGATGATAGCTTCATTAGTGGAGCAGTATTTGTAATTGGGGTTATTAAGTCTATCTATATAAAGGTGAATAACAACTATAGTTTGAGGATATTCAACTAAATAGCCTAGCTTATAATCATGCAGCTTTTCATTATTTCGGGCTTTCATTAACTCGTCTACCAGGCTGCTTCCTCTAGGATGTGAAAGGTTTCTGATGTCGATTAGAATTTTTGAACATCCAGACCATTTAGGATGGTTTTGAATTATTTCTTGGCTATCCAAGTATTCCTGTATTGTAAATTCATCTTTATACTGTATAATTAGAAGTTGTGGGTCTTCAAAGTATTGATAATTATATTCCATGATGTGGGAGTTTTTATTGAGCGTTAAACAATTTCACAATTGTTTGTCTTGAGAATAAAACACAAAACAGGTAAAATATTTGATGGTTACTACAAAAGTAATCAAACTTATTAAAAGACTAGTTTGTAATTAGTTAATAGATTGTTATTAACAAGGCTGATTAAAATGTTTCTCCAATTTTAAAATAGACTCCCCAATCACCATCGCCAATAGCGATGTCCATACCCACATTCATCTTGTTTTTTGGGAAAACCATATAGCGGAAACCCAAACCTGCACCAGGTAGTATTTTACCCTCGTCTGACTCATTGACAGCATTAAAAACCGTAGCTAAACCTGCAAAACCAACAAAGCCTAATTTCTTCCAGGGGTTTAATCTGTATTCTCCCTGTAAGGCTAACATTTGATTTCCTCTATATTTTCCTTGGGTGTATCCTCTAATATCATTTCTGCCCACCACAAATTGTTGGTTGAAGTTTAAATCGCCTATTCCAAAACCACCATAGAGGCGTAATCCAATCACATCTTTTTCATTTTTCATGGAAATAAAATGGTTATAATCAAATTCTATCTTATCAGAAACGAATTTGTTATCTAATAAAGAAGGAAAGGTGGAGTATTTGATATTTACAATCAGACCCTTAAGTGGATAATATACATTGTCTCTTCTGTCATAGGAAATAATTCCTCCTAAGCCATTAAAAAAGGTGGTTTCTTTGATGCCTTCACCAATATCAAAATTAGTTTCCATTTTCATATAGGTATAATTAAAACCCAAATAAAGGCCATGAACTATTTTTCTTTGCAATTCTACCTTGAAAATATCTGCAACAGTATTGTAATCAATATATCCAGGGGATAAGGGATTATCCCAGAAGAATTGAAAATTGATATTACCTCTACCACCAAAAAGAGAAGCTCTCCATCTATCTTGATTAAAATAGAACTTATTGAAGACCATGGCAAACCAAGTCTTTTCAGTGGAATAAATTCCAATAGCACCACTTATGGAAGAAGGAGAAATAGTATCTTTCTTATTAAGCTTATACATCATCATGGGTAGGGCTCCAAAAGAGAAGCCCATGCTACGATCGTAGTTGAGATAGGGGATGGGAACAAAATTAATATTCTTTTCTGTGGAGTCTGCAACTATGATATCAGTCTGAGCCTTTGAAATTGGAATCTCAATAAGGATTAAAAGAAGAACGAGTAAACAGAGTAATTTTGAATTCATTTTTGCGTTTTGGGTTCATGAAATAAAATTAAGAAAAAAAATTCTATTTCAAAGAATAATTATCCTTTAGCAAGGTTTTTTGATGAGTATTGCCTTCAAAATCAATAAATTCAAGTTCTATAGTATCCTCTTTTTTGGTGTAGTGTATGTATTGACAGAAATCAGATTCTTCATTAAAACTGATTTCTCCAATTTTCAAAATCTTCATTTTAGGTTCTATTCCCGCCGCTTCAGCAGGACTTCCTTGTATAATGGTTTGGACATAAGCGCCTAGCTTCTCTGAATATCCAATGCCAAGTCCAAATGTGTACTGATCAATCTTTTGTTCTTCTTGGGCTCGAAAATAAAGTAGCTGATCTTCCCAATCAATGGTAACTATCCAATTGGAGAATATCTTACTTCCTAAAAGTCCATTTCCACCCGATTCCAATAAAACATTTCTAAATTTCAAATTTTCATGATATAGGCTGTCCACAATGGTGATTTCATCTTTCTTTACTAAAGTCTTACCCACAATACCCGATTGTGAAAATCCAGTTTCAAAAGTGGTTTTCTCTATGAGTTCGTATTCTTTTAGTTTTTCAAAAGCACTATTAGGTATTGATAAAGAACCATTTGAACCATAATCAACTTTGATGTGATTGATACTCTTGTCACCGATTTTTAAATCGATAAATTGACTGTATTGCTTATCTGTTTCAAATGGAATGGTAAAAGTTTCTTTATCAGCCTCCTCTATTTTTTCATTACTTAAGGTGATTTCTTCTTTTTTATAATCGATGGTCCAATTGCAAAAATGCATCACATTACTTCCTAAGATTCCATCAAGTTTCATACATCTTAATACTGGATTGGCATTAAAATCACCTACAAAGCTGGTTTGATTATAAAACTCAATTCCGTTTATGGAAAGGGTATCCACATTCACATATTTTACTTTGGTTCTATTATTATCAGAATCTTTGAGGTGACCCGTACTCACTTGTTTGAAATCCAATTCTTCTTGCATTTCTTCGGAGATGCTATTAATGGCTCCAGTATCAAATAAAAAGCGATAGGTTTTTCCATTTATTTCTACGGGAATGATGATAACGCCCTTTATCAATTCCATATTAATGGTCTCTGTAAAGTCTTGCTTTGTGATACTTCCTGATTGAAAAGTCTCCGACCAAGAAGGTGCACAGGAGTTAAGAACGGATAAACCTAAGACAATAGAAATTAAAAATGATAAAGATTGTAATGATTTCATATGGAGTTATTTATTAAGATTACTTGAATAAATACTTTTAGCTTTGTCCCTAAGGTTATAAAAAGAAGATAGTACTTCTCCATAAGCTCCAGTACTTCGAATAGCCATCAGATCACCTCGTTTAGTTTTTGGCAAAACAATGGCTTTACCGAAGCAATCAGATGATTCACAAATGGGACCGACTACATCATACTTTTCTGTTTCGGTTTCAAAAGTTGTGATATTTTCCACTTTATGATAAGCCTGATAAAGTGCAGGTCGAATGAGTTCTGTCATACCTGCATCAATAATTGCGAAGTTGGTTTTTATGCCTTTCTTAATGTAGAGTACTTTAGAAATGAGTGTTCCACACTGTGCAGTGATTGCTCTACCTAATTCAAAGTGTAATTCTTGCTTTGGGCGAAGTTCTAGCAGTTCGTGAAAGAGTTGGAAAAAGCTCTGGAAATCAGGAATGGCATTTTCATCAGGATTCTCATAATCAATTCCCAATCCTCCTCCTACATTGATGTGGTCCACTATAATGTGATTAGAGTAAAACCATTGCTGAATCTCATTAACCCGTAAACACAAGCTTCTAAAGGCACTTAGATCTCTGATTTGAGATCCTATGTGAAAATGCAAGCCAATTAGCTTTAAATGCTTCAAGTCTTTTAATCTTAAAATAACATCCTCTAATTCCCAACGATTGATTCCGAATTTATTTTCCTCTAAACCAGTGGTGATATAATGATGGGTCTTGGCATTTACATTTGGGTTGATTCTTAGGGCTATAGATGCAATTTTGTTTTTCTTCTCAGCCAATTCATTAATCACTTCCATTTCGGGTAAAGATTCACAATTGAAGCAAAATATATCATGATCGAGAGCAGTATTGATCTCTGCATCCGATTTTCCAACTCCAGCAAAAGCAATTTTAGAGGAGGGGAAGTTTGTAGCAATAGCCTTTGAAACCTCATTTCCACTCACACAATCAGCTCCAAAACCATAACTTTGTATGAGTTCTAAGATTTCATTATTGGTATTTGCTTTAAAAGCATAATGCACATGATAATTATGTTTTTGAGAAGCTTCTTTTAGGGATTCCAAGGTTTGTTTGAGCAATTCCATGTCATAATAGTAAAATGGAGTAGCTTGGTCTTTAAATAATTGTAGTTCTTGTATAGTAAACATCTTAGAATAATTTTTGGTGGAGTGAGACCAATGAATCTGTTTTATGAGTAGTTTGTACCAATAGCGATACATTATGACGACTTCCACCATAGGAAATCATACGGATAGGGATATGTCTTAGGGCATCGAAGATTCTGACGGCATATCCTTTGCTTTCAGCTATAAAATCGCCTACTACACAAATAATACTTAGGTCGGTTTCTACTTCTACCATTCCATATTTCTCTAACTCTTTTACTATTTCTTTTATTTTTGAGATATCATCAATGGTTACGGAAACAGCTACTTCCGAAGTGGTAATCATATCGATAGGTGTCTTGTAAGTCTCAAAAATCTCAAATACTTTTCTTAGGAAACCATAAGCCAAAAGCATTCTGCCACTTTTGATCTTAATGGCTGTAATACCATCTTTAGCAGCTATTGATTTAATGCCCTCCCCAGTGATATTGCTGGAGATTAGAGTGCCATGAGCTTTGGGTTCCATGGTGTTTTTTAGTCGGACGGGAATATTCGCTTTCTTAGCTGGAAGTACAGACGATGGGTGTAATATTTTAGCTCCAAAATAAGCCAATTCCGCTGCTTCATCAAAGGATAAGTGGGTGAGGGCTTGTGTGTTTTCAACATATCTAGGATCGTTATTGTGCATGCCATCAATATCGGTCCAAATTTGAATCTCATCGGCACCTATAGCAGCTCCAATTAAGGATGCTGAATAATCGCTTCCTCCTCTTTTTAGATTATCAATTTCTCCATAGGTATTTCTACAGATATATCCTTGGGTGATGATAATATCATGATGACCATAGCTGTTTAACATCTGTTGAAGGTTTTCTTTTATATAATTCAAATCTGGTTCACCTTCTTTATTAATGCGCATGAAATCTAAAGCAGACAACAAGTGACTACCTATATTTTGTTCTTTTAAGTAGAAGTATAAAAGAGAAGTAGATAATAATTCCCCTTGGGCTAAAACGGATTTTTCTTCAAAGAGGGTAAACATATCTTCAGTAAACGAACGAAGGTGCTTAAAATGAGATTTTAATAGTTCTTGACCAATTTCATGGTATTCTTTACTAGAAAAGAGTTCTATTACATGTTTCTTGTATTGATCTTCAAGAGCAGAAATCTGTTTATTTGCCTGTTTATGGTCCTTTTTATACAAGGATTTAATAATTTCGACTAAGCTATTAGTTGTGCCCGACATGGCAGACAAAACAATGATTTTCTTTCCAGGAATCTGAATTAAAGAAGCAAGCTCTTTTATTCGTTCTGGTGAACCTACAGAGGTTCCTCCAAATTTTAATACAATCATGTTTATGTTGTTTTTTGTTGTTTTAGTTCTGACAGAAATCTGATTTAGCATGAAGCAAGAAGATAAATTCTCCTAAATTTAAGTTTCAGGCTTCTCAAAATAGATTTTTGAATTAATGAACTTCATTATACATCAGGCCATTGTCATACATGTTCACTAATAATGGATAGATGAATTTGCAAAGATAATTTTTTAAGAATTTTGAGAAAGAAACCGAGGTTAATATTATGTTATAATTGTCATTGTGAAACAAAAACAAGGTCTATCTCCTCGGTTTTCGTTTTTTGTTATACTTTGTGTTAACGCATGGCATATATTTAGTCATGGGAAGTTTCAGTAGTTCTGAAAGTTTTTTGATTTCTCTACTGGCTTGTTCGCGTTCTGTAATTCTTTTAATGGTAAGCCTTTCTCTATGGTTGCCATTTAATAAACAGATATCGTAATAGGTGGTGGAGCCCGTAATAGATCTTCTATTGGACCTACTTAAAGTGGCGCTTTCCTCATGGTTTTGCATTAATGTAATATAGGAGTAGGGTTCTAGCGATTTCCATTTTCCTTGACGGATACCAAAGAAACAATTATAATCCCGGTAAGTGTTTTCTTCAAGGTTGATTTGGACCCCACTTCTTGTAAAGGCAATAAATATTCCAGCCAAAATAAACAAAGCACCTATGTATATATTACTATATGCTCCAACAATACCAACAAATAGAAACACATAACCTGAGAAGCTAAGACTAGGAGGGAATGATTTCCCAAAGGAGTGTGTGAGAATCTGCGACATCATTGGTGTTGTTTTTACACCTCAAAGATAAGCATTATTCTCCTCGTAAGAATTTAAAATATTCTTTTAAAACGATGTCGTTCAGTTCTCTTGGAGTGAAGATTTCGAGCAATTGTGAATTGGGTGAGTTAACGAGCTCTACCAAAGAAGGAGATAAATCGTCTTTTTCAGTGCAAAGTCGATATTCCAATCCTGATTCCATTGCTAGTGTTCGGGCTACTCGACCATGAGGAGTCTCAAATAAATCAATTTGGCCACTTTTCAAGGGTCCATCTATAAAACGGAAGATACCACCGCCTCCATTATTGATGAGGATGATTTTGAAATTGGAATTAAGGTAATTATTCCAGAGGGCGTTATTGTCGTAGAAGAAGCTAAGGTCACCAGTGATGAGTATCGTTTGCCCTTTGTATTTTTG encodes:
- a CDS encoding DUF4197 domain-containing protein; the encoded protein is MKTIKYLIISISFIFFLNSCDVAQQVMTDYENSNSGTSALTESEVVKGLKRALSIGAESAVKDLGITNAFYGNAAYKILLPKEAQAITQHKDNPMLKAVGIDKLITDAEKSMNKAAEKAVIKAKPIFVNAITNMSIQDAFGILNGGDTAATNYLRKKTYQQLYTQFKPEVGNTLNQPIYQGVSTQKSWNELTGAYNQVAQFVPAWNAVNTDLEDYVTQKALSALFDEVKKEEAKIRKDPAARIDAILKRVFG
- a CDS encoding DUF4919 domain-containing protein, which produces MIFKLITYFVLVNLFLLKPTINAQNNLFRGVHYQEIEAQIKFADSSFYYPKLWSAFLEGDSNLSLQEKRHLYYGFIFQESYNPYSHPIYMDSISQYYSKSELVKDDFLKIIQYSDSILITLPFEIKSLQAKAFAYYSLFDKENELKVQNQIMMIYDAILSSGDGLAKESAFQILYIAHEYDLIDFLGFKFSGEQSLVEEKYDYLLILPNEFQVEGFYFDASASLNYLLKLYK
- a CDS encoding DUF3089 domain-containing protein, which codes for MKSFSTKSSKSILALSILLSILYNSNAQETCVYEQDKNWIVKAEQKLQYQADVFYIYPTVYFSSTPDNMKLNDVELREKAKGVYLEQASVFFNSANMFAPYYPQMSIACLTLPKEEHDKYYSIAYSEIKKALLYYLKNLNHGRPFILAGHSQGSILGIDLMKELFNDQELQEQLIAAYLIGYSITAEDLANYPQLKIAQGETDNGVIITYNTQAPNTTGSPVLLATAACVNPLTWTTDNSLAPSSKNLGAVFFDTNHKALPDQVEYTNAQIDLSTGALVVSTPNPDDFYTEGKSFFPKGVYHANDYQFFYRNLEKNAQKRIKAYFLKKQRRKQ
- a CDS encoding BamA/TamA family outer membrane protein — its product is MNSKLLCLLVLLLILIEIPISKAQTDIIVADSTEKNINFVPIPYLNYDRSMGFSFGALPMMMYKLNKKDTISPSSISGAIGIYSTEKTWFAMVFNKFYFNQDRWRASLFGGRGNINFQFFWDNPLSPGYIDYNTVADIFKVELQRKIVHGLYLGFNYTYMKMETNFDIGEGIKETTFFNGLGGIISYDRRDNVYYPLKGLIVNIKYSTFPSLLDNKFVSDKIEFDYNHFISMKNEKDVIGLRLYGGFGIGDLNFNQQFVVGRNDIRGYTQGKYRGNQMLALQGEYRLNPWKKLGFVGFAGLATVFNAVNESDEGKILPGAGLGFRYMVFPKNKMNVGMDIAIGDGDWGVYFKIGETF
- a CDS encoding aspartyl protease family protein, with the protein product MKSLQSLSFLISIVLGLSVLNSCAPSWSETFQSGSITKQDFTETINMELIKGVIIIPVEINGKTYRFLFDTGAINSISEEMQEELDFKQVSTGHLKDSDNNRTKVKYVNVDTLSINGIEFYNQTSFVGDFNANPVLRCMKLDGILGSNVMHFCNWTIDYKKEEITLSNEKIEEADKETFTIPFETDKQYSQFIDLKIGDKSINHIKVDYGSNGSLSIPNSAFEKLKEYELIEKTTFETGFSQSGIVGKTLVKKDEITIVDSLYHENLKFRNVLLESGGNGLLGSKIFSNWIVTIDWEDQLLYFRAQEEQKIDQYTFGLGIGYSEKLGAYVQTIIQGSPAEAAGIEPKMKILKIGEISFNEESDFCQYIHYTKKEDTIELEFIDFEGNTHQKTLLKDNYSLK
- the lysA gene encoding diaminopimelate decarboxylase — encoded protein: MFTIQELQLFKDQATPFYYYDMELLKQTLESLKEASQKHNYHVHYAFKANTNNEILELIQSYGFGADCVSGNEVSKAIATNFPSSKIAFAGVGKSDAEINTALDHDIFCFNCESLPEMEVINELAEKKNKIASIALRINPNVNAKTHHYITTGLEENKFGINRWELEDVILRLKDLKHLKLIGLHFHIGSQIRDLSAFRSLCLRVNEIQQWFYSNHIIVDHINVGGGLGIDYENPDENAIPDFQSFFQLFHELLELRPKQELHFELGRAITAQCGTLISKVLYIKKGIKTNFAIIDAGMTELIRPALYQAYHKVENITTFETETEKYDVVGPICESSDCFGKAIVLPKTKRGDLMAIRSTGAYGEVLSSFYNLRDKAKSIYSSNLNK
- a CDS encoding aspartate kinase, whose translation is MIVLKFGGTSVGSPERIKELASLIQIPGKKIIVLSAMSGTTNSLVEIIKSLYKKDHKQANKQISALEDQYKKHVIELFSSKEYHEIGQELLKSHFKHLRSFTEDMFTLFEEKSVLAQGELLSTSLLYFYLKEQNIGSHLLSALDFMRINKEGEPDLNYIKENLQQMLNSYGHHDIIITQGYICRNTYGEIDNLKRGGSDYSASLIGAAIGADEIQIWTDIDGMHNNDPRYVENTQALTHLSFDEAAELAYFGAKILHPSSVLPAKKANIPVRLKNTMEPKAHGTLISSNITGEGIKSIAAKDGITAIKIKSGRMLLAYGFLRKVFEIFETYKTPIDMITTSEVAVSVTIDDISKIKEIVKELEKYGMVEVETDLSIICVVGDFIAESKGYAVRIFDALRHIPIRMISYGGSRHNVSLLVQTTHKTDSLVSLHQKLF